A region of Alosa alosa isolate M-15738 ecotype Scorff River chromosome 17, AALO_Geno_1.1, whole genome shotgun sequence DNA encodes the following proteins:
- the LOC125310391 gene encoding TRPM8 channel-associated factor homolog, protein MPQEEAYSTLMHGIKELTFKGPPVPSKLLLNGHHAFPLAVNAQDQVIIAASCYGLGRIVVMGHEAYLQDFPDLVNNALGWLQPSSGRPKVGVNSSCQAIVGNLSSCDTEVCQFRSDLGVYISDAYNIDPFAEKMVSFLKEGGGVLIAGQAWHWNQIHPHENIQHHFPGNKVSGVAGIFFTEHYGPHGSVTVLSQMPSSWSAMALEGSYSTLMHGIQEITFKGPPVPSELLLNGHHAFPLAVNAQDQVIIAASCYGLGRIVVMGHEAYLQDFPDLVKNALGWLQPSFGRAKVGVYPTCQAVVGNLSSSSIDAEVCQFRSDLGVYVTDAYHVGPFSKELVNFLKEGGGVLIAGQAWHWHQVHPQENVLLNFTGNKVCSVAGIYFTEHCGSHGQTTVPPQIPLRWSFKSVKGYLKEDLDVLLDGVSEFDIRDDAVPSEVLVHGPLAFPIATTPDSRAFLAGSHYGQGRVIIATHETYLSHKPLSRFLINAVLWLDKGRKGLVGVSPKLRGATNLLSRSGLQCQVTDFSDRSDDLSVYVCTSYSDDHCNEIQRFVAEGGGLLIGGHAWYWSNTNIAEKTLIRYPGNHILNQMGLSFLPWTVEGGLYEAQSGREFLEAYQFRQFLQLVSNNLAQNQSFSDDQQECLKKMERDYVNYLSMSAHDCASYSSVLEMLTDLVKTGKVPQVCESCPVRNVEDRLLLGVAQQVCKHCPDPEALLPYIIKDIPALVTVSNSTVAISAKTGDVKEWISTGLYLSPGMRTNIKFPSNIVGKGWKVQIGCQTDNIQLLDEWKRAPVVFECFPVDSNTVQVWNLWGGLIYFVAQPKCQVDGVEILVEKAVRAPYYKSGETTVYQWLQGIRNYPAPWAELEFQNLVITLKSDFIRDLERPDLLAEQWDAVMRGVAELAAKPGKFPRKERFVADVQISAGFMHAGYPIMMHSSSAPDLLKLTGKKDPWGPIHELGHNQQLPVWEFAPHTGEATNNLWSVFICETVYGLKWGDAHQSLKPVQRQRRVQEYIKGGRRLEDWKVWTALETYLQLQEKFGWDAFKKFFGAYHNMPAVPQDKMKKMNTFVGTFSKVVDMNLTSFFKAWGWPVEPATERKLSSLPDWTDHPMAE, encoded by the exons ATGCCCCAAGAAGAAGCTTACTCCACTCTCATGCATGGTATAAAGGAGCTCACATTTAAAGGGCCGCCAGTACCCAGTAAGCTGCTGCTGAATGGTCATCATGCGTTTCCTTTAGCTGTGAATGCCCAGGATCAGGTCATTATAGCTGCCTCATGCTATGGCCTTGGCCGTATTGTGGTAATGGGGCATGAGGCGTACCTTCAAGACTTCCCAGACCTAGTTAACAATGCCCTGGGTTGGCTTCAACCGTCATCTGGGAGGCCTAAAGTAGGTGTCAATTCCAGCTGCCAGGCCATTGTGGGAAATCTCTCTTCTTGTGATACAGAGGTCTGCCAATTCAGAAGTGATCTTGGAGTCTATATCTCAGATGCTTATAATATAGATCCATTTGCTGAAAAGATGGTGAGTTTCCTCAAGGAAGGAGGAGGGGTTCTTATTGCTGGCCAGGCCTGGCACTGGAACCAGATACATCCCCATGAAAATATACAGCACCATTTTCCGGGTAACAAAGTGTCTGGTGTGGCTGGTATTTTCTTCACTGAGCACTACGGGCCACATGGATCTGTGACTGTGCTATCGCAGATGCCTTCCAGTTGGTCTGCAAT GGCTTTAGAAGGATCCTATTCCACCCTGATGCATGGAATACAGGAGATCACCTTCAAAGGGCCACCAGTACCCAGTGAGCTGCTGCTGAATGGTCATCATGCGTTTCCACTGGCTGTGAACGCCCAGGATCAGGTCATCATAGCTGCCTCGTGCTATGGCCTTGGCCGCATAGTGGTGATGGGGCATGAGGCGTACCTTCAAGACTTCCCAGACCTAGTTAAGAATGCCCTTGGTTGGCTTCAACCCTCATTTGGGAGGGCTAAAGTAGGTGTCTATCCGACCTGCCAGGCTGTTGTTGGaaacctctcctcctcctcaattGATGCAGAGGTCTGCCAATTCAGAAGTGATCTTGGAGTCTATGTTACAGATGCCTATCACGTGGGTCCATTTAGTAAGGAACTGGTGAATTTCCTcaaggaggggggaggggtccTTATTGCTGGACAGGCCTGGCACTGGCACCAGGTGCATCCTCAAGAAAATGTTCTGCTGAACTTCACTGGAAACAAGGTGTGCAGTGTGGCTGGTATTTATTTCACCGAGCACTGTGGGTCACATGGACAGACAACTGTCCCACCACAAATTCCCCTCCGATGGTCCTTTAAGTC GGTGAAGGGATATTTAAAAGAGGACCTTGACGTGCTGCTGGATGGAGTCTCGGAATTTGATATTCGTGATGATGCAGTACCTTCAGAGGTCCTCGTTCATGGCCCACTAGCATTCCCCATTGCCACCACACCTGACAGCAGGGCCTTCTTGGCCGGATCTCACTATGGGCAGGGTCGTGTCATCATTGCCACCCACGAAACATATCTGAGTCACAAACCTTTGTCCCGCTTCTTAATAAATGCTGTGCTCTGGCTGGACAAGGGACGCAAGGGTCTTGTTGGTGTTTCACCTAAGCTAAGAGGAGCAACAAATCTTCTGAGCAGGTCGGGTCTGCAGTGCCAGGTGACTGACTTCAGTGACCGCAGTGATGATCTAAGTGTCTATGTTTGCACCTCATACAGTGATGACCATTGCAATGAAATCCAGAGGTTTGTTGCTGAAGGAGGAGGACTCCTAATTGGTGGCCATGCCTGGTACTGGTCCAACACCAATATTGCCGAAAAAACACTGATTAGATACCCTGGCAACCACATTCTCAACCAGATGGGTCTTTCCTTTCTGCCGTGGACGGTAGAGGGAGGATTGTATGAAGCTCAATCAGGACGTGAATTCTTAGAAGCGTACCAGTTCCGTCAATTTCTGCAACTTGTTTCCAATAATTTAGCTCAGAACCAAAGTTTCAGTGATGATCAGCAAGAATGTCTGAAAAAGATGGAAAGAGACTATGTTAATTACCTCTCTATGTCTGCTCATGACTGTGCCTCCTACTCTTCAGTGCTGGAGATGCTAACAGACTTAGTGAAGACAGGTAAAGTCCCACAGGTATGTGAAAGCTGCCCAGTTAGAAATGTTGAAGACCGTCTGCTTCTTGGAGTTGCCCAGCAGGTGTGTAAACATTGTCCAGATCCGGAAGCTCTCTTGCCCTACATCATCAAGGATATCCCTGCTCTTGTAACTGTCAGTAACAGCACTGTGGCCATCAGTGCTAAAACAGGAG ATGTCAAAGAATGGATCAGCACTGGTCTGTACCTGTCCCCTGGTATGAGGACAAATATCAAGTTTCCCTCAAATATTGTGGGTAAAGGTTGGAAg GTGCAGATTGGCTGCCAGACTGACAATATTCAGCTCTTAGATGAGTGGAAACGAGCACCAGTGGTGTTTGAATGTTTCCCTGTGGACAGTAACACAGTGCAGGTGTGGAATCTCTGGGGAGGTCTTATCTACTTTGTTGCCCAACCAAAATGTCAAGTGGATGGTGTGGAGATATTGGTGGAAAAGGCTGTTCGAGCACCATACTATAAATCTG GGGAGACTACTGTGTACCAATGGCTCCAGGGTATAAGGAACTACCCTGCCCCCTGGGCTGAGCTGGAGTTTCAGAACCTAGTTATCACTCTGAAGTCTGACTTCATCCGAGATCTGGAACGGCCGGATTTGCTAGCTGAACAGTGGGATGCCGTCATGAGGGGTGTTGCTGAGCTGGCAGCCAAACCCGGCAAGTTCCCACGCAAGGAGCGATTTGTGGCCGATGTGCAGATCTCAGCTG GATTCATGCACGCTGGCTACCCAATCATGATGCACTCTTCATCAGCCCCTGACCTACTGAAGCTAACTGGCAAAAAAGATCCCTGGGGACCAATTCATGAACTAGGCCACAACCAGCAGCTCCCTGTCTGGGAATTTGCCCCTCACACTGGTGAGGCCACCAATAACCTGTGGTCAGTGTTCATCTGTGAGACGGTGTATGGACTTAAATGGGGTGATGCCCATCAGAGTCTGAAACCTGTCCAACGACAACGTCGGGTCCAGGAGTATATTAAGGGAGGCCGTAGACTGGAAGACTGGAAAGTCTGGACGGCACTTGAGACCTACTTGCag CTCCAGGAGAAGTTTGGCTGGGACGCCTTTAAGAAGTTCTTTGGTGCCTACCATAACATGCCTGCAGTGCCACAAGATAAAATGAAGAAGATGAACACATTTGTGGGGACCTTCTCCAAAGTGGTGGACATGAACCTGACATCTTTCTTCAAAGCCTGGGGCTGGCCAGTAGAACCTGCAACTGAGCGGAAGCTCTCAAGTCTGCCTGATTGGACGGATCATCCAATGGCTGAATAA